The sequence GCATGGATTTTAAGGTGAATATGTGCGAGTAATGCGTTATGCTTTTGATTTCTATTAAATTGCTAAATGCATTCTTTTTCCAATAGAAAACTTTGTATGCGAGAAGATGGAAGACAACAAGTTTGCATTGTTGGCTTGCAAGAATTTGAGGTTTTAGACGTACAAATTGTTAAAGAATTTATCGAGAGGGGTAATGCTGCTAGAAGTACAGGTTCCACTGGGGCCAATGAGGAATCTTCGAGGTCACATGCTATATTGCAACTTGTTGTGAAAAAGCACGTTGAAGTAAAAGATTCAAGGAGGAAGATTGATGAAAATGATTCCAAACATGGGAGAGTTGTGGGGAAAATCTCTTTCATTGATCTCGCCGGTAGTGAAAGAGGTGCTGACACTACTGATAACGACAGACAAACAAGGTACTAAAGCTTAGAGAAGAAGTCTACCTTCTTTCATTTCCATTTCCACAAAATGAGGCATTCTAAATTTTTATAACTGAGTACTTACCTGTTTAATTTTTGTCTTCATAATTTAGTGTATCAAGTTATGCGGCAAATTACTTGCCCATTCTCAAGTGCTTAATTTCAAAATGTGATGGTATAACTGATATGTTATTTACTCAGCAAAGGGAAAACGTAAATGTTATTTATCAAATATATACCAACATTTATTGTCACATTCTTGGTATAGAAAATTTGGAACTTTAGTGTTTGTGATTTATGTAGTATGTACCTCGAGTATTTGCGAGGTTGAACAAACTGTGTAGGGGTGGGCAATGGAATAGGTCTAAGCCACTTCTTTACCAAtcagaggtttttttttttcctttttcaggGGCTGTACTTCTTGCATGCAAATATCGGATCATTCTTGtgaaatgaaaaattatttgttttttgttttttcaatgAGATAGACATGCTTTATATATCGTCCTTGGCATTTGTTAGAGATGCAGACAATATTGAGATTGTTTTCTTCTACACTTCCTTTATGAAGTGTGGAACCTAGAACTTGCTGAATTGAATAATATGAAATCCAATGCCTGTGTTAGGTAGGTGATAAGATGCCTTCTATGCTTTAGCAgctgtattttaatattaatccaATGTGGGTACTGTACTGTATTCTAATTGGTTGATTCTTGTTATTTGGTTCATTGCAGAATTGAGGGAGCAGAAATCAACAAGAGTCTTTTAGCTCTTAAAGAGTGCATCCGTGCTTTGGACAATGACCAGATACACATACCATTTCGTGGAAGCAAGCTTACAGAAGTCCTTCGCGACTCCTTTGTTGGAAATTCAAGGACAGTTATGATCTCTTGCATTTCACCAAATGCAGGGTCATGCGAACACACACTCAATACTTTGAGATATGCAGATAGGTAATGGCACATTCCATTTGTTTGTCAGtagttttttcaggtttttatttatttatttcattttttattaaaccgcaaaatgttattttttgacCAGGGTAAAGAGCCTGTCTAAGAGTGGGAATGCTAGAAAAGATCAAGCTACAAATATACCTCTTCCAAGTAACAAAGAGGTTATATCAGCATTACATCAGGTATCTGGTGATGCAGAAGATATTTACGAGCAACAACGTCAAGAGGTGAAAGTGGCAGATACAGGTAGAAGAGTTACAGAAAAGGACAACTCTTTCTACAACTCTAGTGCTGATTTTGATAAGCAATCAGGAAGTCTGTCATCCAGTTACCTTCCTAATGGAAGGGACGAAAAAGGGATTGCTTCTGGTTCAACGGATCGGGAGCGGTTTGAAATGAAAAATTCCTAtggtgattctaatagccaaagaATGTACTCTTATTCTCAGAACTCGGGTGATGTGGAAGACAAAGTGCAAAAGGTGTCACCACCTCGTAGAAAAGTACCCAGAGAGGAAAAATCCGATAAGTTTGGAAACTGGCTGAGAAAAGATAGTGGATCAGATGTGTCTTCGACAGGTTTAAGGCCACCACAAACCACTGGCAATTTCAATTCATCAGATGCATCTTCGACAGGCTTAAGGCCACCGCATAACACTGGAAATTTCAACTCATCAGATGTATCTTCAACAGGTTTAAAGCTGCCCCATAACACTGGCAATTTCAACTCATCAGATGTATCTTCGACAGGTTTAAAGTTACCACAAAACATTGGTAATTTCAATTCAAGTAATGCTGGGTCAAGGCGACATGAGCATGAAAGTGCTGATGGGAATATTAATGCCATACTGGAGGTTGGTTTTTATTGTCTCACTTGCCTCGCAGTTTCCATTCTCACACAcatttatatttatgtatacaAAGAGGTTTCTTTGTACTTCTTGTTTGTCATCTTAAGCTATTTGAATTGTTACAGGAAGAGGAGGCCTTGATCGCTGCTCACAGGAAAGAGATTGAGGATACAATGGAGATCGTTCGCGAAGTAAGTGATTGCTTCCTTTTCTAG is a genomic window of Cannabis sativa cultivar Pink pepper isolate KNU-18-1 chromosome 9, ASM2916894v1, whole genome shotgun sequence containing:
- the LOC115723458 gene encoding kinesin-like protein KIN-13A gives rise to the protein MGGQMQQSNAAAAAAALYDHAGPGTGAGGGSLHNAGSASDAGDAVMARWLQSAGLQHLASPLANTGIDNRLLPNLLMQGYGAQSAEEKQRLFKLMRNLNFNGESASEPYTPTAHTSGGVSASDGFYSPDFRGDFGAGLLDLHAMDDTELLTEHVMPESFEPSPFVPSGTRAFDNDLNAATGTQQRGQPEADVPVSYSTNEKETPRENNVAKIKVVVRKRPLNKKELSRKEEDIVNVYDNAYLTVHEPKVKVDLTAYVEKHEFCFDAVLNEHVTNDEVYRATVQPIIPTIFERTKATCFAYGQTGSGKTYTMQPLPLRAAEDLVRLLHQPVYRNQRFKLWLSYFEIYGGKLFDLLSERKKLCMREDGRQQVCIVGLQEFEVLDVQIVKEFIERGNAARSTGSTGANEESSRSHAILQLVVKKHVEVKDSRRKIDENDSKHGRVVGKISFIDLAGSERGADTTDNDRQTRIEGAEINKSLLALKECIRALDNDQIHIPFRGSKLTEVLRDSFVGNSRTVMISCISPNAGSCEHTLNTLRYADRVKSLSKSGNARKDQATNIPLPSNKEVISALHQVSGDAEDIYEQQRQEVKVADTGRRVTEKDNSFYNSSADFDKQSGSLSSSYLPNGRDEKGIASGSTDRERFEMKNSYGDSNSQRMYSYSQNSGDVEDKVQKVSPPRRKVPREEKSDKFGNWLRKDSGSDVSSTGLRPPQTTGNFNSSDASSTGLRPPHNTGNFNSSDVSSTGLKLPHNTGNFNSSDVSSTGLKLPQNIGNFNSSNAGSRRHEHESADGNINAILEEEEALIAAHRKEIEDTMEIVREEMKLLAEVDQPGSLIDNYVAQLSFVLSRKAASLVSLQARLARFQHRLKEQEILSRKRVPR